A part of Candidatus Deferrimicrobium borealis genomic DNA contains:
- a CDS encoding DUF3943 domain-containing protein, producing MTSNALSAGMFRRALLSGAIALILLLPVAGFAAEPAPADTPAKEVVEAVDNLLITTPPPPPNVRKPVLSWGEGNGKSYSIPAWDILGFEALLNVYGRIVYPDLVDPQYSNGKKVYSVTLETIKDHILHGPWGFDGDDFQVNQLQHPYQGSVYHGFARSAGLGFWPSAAYTFLGSLVWEIAGETTNPSINDQVASGIGGSLLGEPLFRLSSLILEDGGDHPGFWRELGAAVVSPPTGFNRLAFGDRFKGVFPSHSPATFTRVRLGVTLNEQSSGSGADNNFSRNEGTLDYYLAYGLPGKDGYTYDRPFDYFDFQFTAVSSNNVIENLMTRGLLYGKKYEAGDNYRGVWGLYGSFDYISPQVFRVSSTTLSLGTTGQWWLSRAIALQGSAFAGIGYGAGGTVHPTEERDYHYGMAGNGLLAGRLIFGDKAMLDMTMREYYISGLGSTQTDGSERIFRGNAAFIVSIYKRHGLGIQYVRSVRDASSPPIPDTHQTIGTWSIAYNFLGDSRFGAVEWRPAELEGR from the coding sequence TTGACGTCGAACGCACTCTCCGCCGGAATGTTCCGGAGGGCGTTACTCTCCGGAGCCATCGCGCTGATTCTCCTGTTGCCGGTTGCGGGCTTCGCCGCGGAGCCCGCCCCGGCCGACACGCCTGCGAAGGAGGTGGTGGAGGCCGTCGACAACCTTCTGATCACGACGCCTCCCCCTCCCCCCAACGTGCGGAAGCCGGTTCTGTCGTGGGGAGAGGGGAACGGCAAGAGCTATTCGATCCCGGCGTGGGATATCCTGGGCTTCGAGGCGCTCCTCAACGTGTACGGCCGGATCGTTTACCCCGACCTGGTGGACCCGCAGTATTCGAACGGGAAGAAAGTCTACAGCGTGACCCTGGAAACCATCAAGGACCACATCCTCCACGGCCCCTGGGGATTCGACGGCGACGACTTCCAGGTGAACCAGCTCCAGCATCCGTATCAGGGATCCGTCTATCATGGATTCGCGCGATCGGCCGGCCTCGGATTCTGGCCATCGGCCGCCTATACCTTCCTGGGCAGCCTGGTCTGGGAGATCGCCGGGGAGACCACGAACCCCTCCATCAACGACCAGGTCGCGAGCGGCATCGGCGGGAGTTTACTGGGGGAGCCGCTCTTCCGGCTGTCGAGCCTGATTCTCGAAGACGGCGGCGATCACCCCGGATTCTGGCGCGAGCTGGGCGCGGCGGTGGTCTCGCCCCCGACCGGCTTCAACCGCCTCGCTTTCGGCGACCGGTTCAAAGGGGTGTTCCCGAGCCACAGCCCGGCCACCTTTACGCGCGTGCGGCTCGGCGTGACCCTGAACGAACAATCGTCCGGCAGCGGCGCTGACAATAATTTCTCCCGGAACGAGGGGACCCTGGACTACTACCTCGCCTACGGGCTCCCCGGGAAAGACGGGTACACCTATGATCGGCCGTTCGACTACTTCGACTTCCAATTCACCGCCGTCTCCAGCAACAACGTAATCGAAAACCTCATGACCCGCGGCCTCCTCTACGGAAAGAAGTACGAGGCGGGCGACAACTACCGCGGGGTGTGGGGCCTTTACGGGAGCTTCGACTACATCTCGCCGCAGGTCTTCCGCGTCTCCAGCACGACCCTTTCCCTCGGCACCACCGGCCAGTGGTGGCTTTCGCGTGCGATAGCGCTCCAAGGTTCGGCGTTCGCCGGAATCGGATACGGCGCGGGGGGCACCGTCCACCCCACCGAGGAGCGCGACTACCACTATGGCATGGCGGGGAATGGGCTTCTCGCGGGCCGCCTGATCTTCGGGGACAAGGCCATGCTCGACATGACGATGCGCGAGTACTACATCAGCGGCCTCGGTTCCACCCAGACGGATGGGTCGGAGCGCATCTTCCGAGGGAACGCGGCGTTCATCGTGAGCATTTACAAACGCCACGGGCTCGGGATCCAGTACGTCAGGTCGGTCCGGGATGCGTCCTCTCCCCCTATCCCCGACACTCACCAGACGATTGGAACCTGGAGCATCGCCTACAACTTCCTCGGCGACTCCCGGTTCGGCGCCGTCGAGTGGCGGCCTGCCGAACTCGAGGGCCGCTGA
- a CDS encoding phosphatase PAP2 family protein gives MLRKAKGTVTMTVFLRIGLGLVVLLLPLGHRCVAEDNGAISRGYEAVKTDFGNFYLDRGNLTKLGIGVGVAAVFANTEMDQYIRDKYQNSTRSHVTDQATKIFNISSTELALVAGTVYIGTYGAGLWLHNPTMVEWAQKSVRATVVGAPALVFLAAATGGDRPTEGDSHWNPFQNTHGVSGHAYYGAVPFITAAKMSEKTYQKAIFYGLSTFPGLARINDDEHYFSQVALGWFLAYLSCAVVEKGTDRQEGRVHVQLAPVPKGLAITVQKRY, from the coding sequence ATGCTGCGGAAAGCGAAGGGAACCGTGACGATGACCGTCTTCCTCCGCATCGGTCTTGGACTGGTCGTATTGCTTCTCCCTCTCGGTCATCGATGTGTCGCGGAGGATAACGGGGCGATTTCACGGGGCTACGAAGCCGTAAAAACCGACTTCGGTAATTTTTACCTGGATCGGGGGAACCTGACCAAGCTCGGGATCGGCGTTGGGGTGGCCGCCGTGTTCGCCAACACGGAGATGGATCAGTATATCCGCGACAAGTACCAGAACAGCACGCGAAGCCACGTAACGGACCAGGCGACGAAAATATTCAATATCTCCTCTACCGAGCTCGCTCTCGTCGCCGGCACGGTCTACATCGGCACCTACGGGGCCGGGTTGTGGCTTCATAATCCGACGATGGTGGAATGGGCCCAGAAATCGGTCCGGGCGACCGTTGTGGGCGCACCCGCCCTCGTGTTCCTGGCGGCGGCAACCGGGGGGGACCGGCCGACCGAGGGAGATTCCCATTGGAATCCGTTTCAGAATACCCATGGGGTCAGCGGTCACGCGTACTACGGCGCAGTCCCTTTCATCACCGCCGCGAAAATGAGCGAAAAAACCTACCAGAAGGCGATCTTTTACGGGCTATCGACGTTTCCGGGGCTCGCACGGATCAACGACGACGAGCACTATTTTTCCCAGGTGGCCCTGGGGTGGTTCCTCGCGTATTTGAGCTGCGCCGTCGTCGAGAAGGGAACCGATCGGCAGGAAGGACGCGTGCACGTCCAACTCGCTCCCGTCCCGAAAGGGCTCGCGATTACGGTGCAGAAGAGGTATTAA
- a CDS encoding tyrosine-protein phosphatase, with the protein MEPTAMGQRFFAGRIATVCALLLLFVLLAPPVVSPGSGDAPGNPSARSGMAGDNSAGLPRKYRVSERLFGLPGLDSVGRVASGIYRGAQPEREGFATLKAMGIRTVINLRTRHGEREAVEAAGMRYVEIPMSFRKDVDPAAVRMALSVMTDPASQPVFVHCSRGVDRTGVVAAVYRMEVDGWSEAEAEAEMEAFGFHEVWFQLKKFVRQYREVQEEVQEEVRALDGP; encoded by the coding sequence ATGGAACCGACCGCAATGGGACAGCGGTTCTTCGCGGGGCGGATCGCGACGGTTTGCGCCCTCCTTCTCCTGTTCGTGCTGCTGGCGCCACCGGTAGTGTCACCCGGCTCTGGCGACGCTCCCGGCAATCCTTCGGCACGCAGCGGAATGGCTGGGGACAATTCCGCCGGTCTTCCCCGGAAGTATCGCGTTTCCGAACGTCTCTTCGGTCTCCCGGGACTCGACAGCGTCGGTCGCGTGGCATCCGGAATCTACCGGGGCGCCCAGCCGGAGCGCGAGGGGTTCGCCACCCTGAAGGCGATGGGCATAAGGACGGTGATCAACCTCCGCACGCGTCACGGGGAGAGAGAGGCGGTCGAGGCGGCGGGGATGCGGTATGTCGAGATCCCCATGAGTTTCCGGAAGGATGTCGACCCGGCGGCGGTGCGGATGGCGCTGTCGGTGATGACCGACCCGGCGAGCCAGCCCGTATTCGTCCACTGCTCCCGCGGGGTGGACCGCACGGGAGTGGTGGCGGCGGTCTACCGGATGGAGGTCGACGGGTGGAGCGAGGCGGAGGCCGAGGCGGAGATGGAGGCGTTCGGCTTCCACGAGGTCTGGTTTCAGCTCAAAAAGTTCGTTCGCCAGTACCGGGAGGTCCAGGAGGAGGTCCAGGAAGAGGTCCGGGCCTTGGACGGGCCGTGA
- a CDS encoding glycosyltransferase, translating to MTGEGSKAGAVLVLSAAAGAGHVRSAEALAAAFTAKGIAAKHVEVLKYASCFFRKIYSDLYIELVNRQPAILGLVYDFMDHPWQYRKRRLALDWLNTRPLVRLLLAERPRLVVCTHFLPAEILLHLRRKKILEVPVGIVITDFDLHAMWLYRGVDWYFVACEETKVHMVALGIPPETIHVTGIPIDPSFAMAREKAETRRALGLQPDLTTVLVSAGGFGMGPVESLANALQEVRHPIQVAVVCGKNTELTRRLEKLPAPNHPVKIVGFTTEMERWMAASDLLVGKAGGLTSSEAMASGLVMVIVNPIPGQEERNSDHLLEEGVAVRCNNLPALAYKIDTLLSDTARFDRMRLAVRRLARPNAAADVVSLVSGAIP from the coding sequence ATGACGGGAGAAGGGTCGAAGGCAGGGGCGGTGCTCGTCCTTTCGGCGGCGGCCGGCGCGGGGCATGTCCGGTCGGCGGAGGCCCTGGCAGCCGCCTTCACGGCGAAAGGGATCGCCGCGAAGCATGTGGAGGTCCTGAAGTACGCCTCCTGCTTCTTCCGGAAGATCTATTCGGACCTGTACATCGAACTGGTCAACCGGCAGCCGGCGATCCTGGGACTGGTCTACGACTTCATGGACCACCCGTGGCAGTACAGGAAACGCCGCCTCGCCCTCGACTGGCTCAACACCCGGCCCCTCGTCAGGCTCCTCCTTGCGGAGCGGCCGCGGCTGGTCGTCTGCACCCACTTCCTCCCCGCGGAGATCCTTCTCCACCTGCGCAGGAAGAAGATCCTGGAGGTCCCGGTCGGAATCGTGATCACGGACTTCGACCTCCACGCCATGTGGTTGTACAGGGGAGTGGACTGGTACTTCGTCGCGTGCGAGGAAACGAAGGTGCACATGGTCGCGCTCGGGATCCCTCCGGAAACGATCCACGTGACGGGGATCCCGATCGACCCGTCCTTCGCCATGGCGAGGGAGAAAGCGGAAACCCGCCGGGCGCTGGGCCTCCAGCCGGACCTCACCACGGTCCTCGTCTCCGCCGGGGGGTTCGGGATGGGGCCCGTGGAGTCCCTGGCAAACGCTTTGCAGGAGGTCCGGCACCCCATCCAGGTGGCGGTGGTGTGCGGAAAGAACACGGAGCTTACGCGCCGCCTGGAGAAGCTTCCGGCTCCCAACCACCCCGTGAAAATCGTGGGGTTCACGACGGAGATGGAGCGGTGGATGGCGGCCTCGGATCTCCTCGTGGGGAAGGCGGGGGGTCTCACCAGCTCCGAGGCGATGGCCTCCGGCCTGGTCATGGTCATCGTCAACCCGATCCCGGGACAGGAGGAGCGCAACAGCGACCATCTCCTGGAGGAGGGGGTCGCCGTGCGGTGCAACAACCTGCCCGCTCTGGCCTACAAGATCGACACCCTCCTGTCGGATACGGCGCGGTTCGACCGGATGCGGCTGGCGGTCCGCCGGCTGGCTCGCCCGAACGCGGCGGCCGACGTCGTGTCCCTGGTCTCCGGGGCGATTCCCTGA
- a CDS encoding phosphatase PAP2 family protein, which translates to MILLGILSAVAALAWLWRWLVRHEADVRHRWAELATHPRVTALRTRFAPQIAFLQARLSPSGFLGLDVTIGAILLIGASWIFGKIAEDVVTGDPLTAVDREIAVWLHLHATPTLTEAMKFLSLLASLPVVTGICLLLALYFVRERSRYHLLALMLTIPIGMLMDGMLKYAFHRSRPAWDDPILLIGSFSFPSGHAMAATLLYGFLAAFVVRKVQAWRWRVLAVLAAGLLIVLIGFSRLYLGVHYLSDVLAGMAAGAAWLALCLTAVGALRRHRVQRQGAGST; encoded by the coding sequence ATGATCCTGCTCGGCATCCTTTCGGCGGTCGCGGCGCTGGCCTGGCTCTGGCGGTGGCTCGTGCGCCACGAAGCCGATGTACGGCACCGATGGGCGGAACTTGCCACCCATCCGCGGGTCACCGCTCTTCGCACCCGGTTCGCGCCCCAGATCGCTTTCCTCCAGGCGCGCCTGTCGCCGTCCGGATTCCTCGGGCTCGACGTGACCATCGGTGCCATCCTCCTCATCGGCGCCAGCTGGATTTTCGGAAAGATCGCCGAGGACGTGGTCACGGGCGATCCGCTCACCGCCGTGGACAGGGAAATCGCCGTGTGGCTTCACCTTCACGCCACGCCGACCCTCACCGAAGCCATGAAGTTCCTCTCCCTGCTGGCCTCGTTGCCGGTGGTGACGGGCATCTGCCTCTTGTTGGCGTTATACTTCGTGCGGGAGCGTTCCCGCTACCATCTCCTGGCGCTGATGCTGACCATCCCCATCGGCATGTTGATGGACGGGATGCTGAAATACGCGTTTCATCGTTCGCGGCCGGCCTGGGACGATCCGATCCTTCTGATCGGAAGTTTCAGTTTCCCCAGCGGTCACGCGATGGCGGCGACACTGCTCTACGGTTTTCTGGCCGCATTCGTCGTAAGGAAGGTGCAGGCCTGGCGATGGCGGGTGCTGGCGGTGCTTGCCGCCGGCCTGCTGATCGTGCTGATCGGCTTCAGCCGCCTTTATCTCGGCGTTCATTACTTGAGCGACGTGCTCGCAGGGATGGCGGCAGGGGCGGCGTGGCTTGCGCTTTGTTTGACCGCCGTGGGAGCCCTCCGGCGTCATCGGGTCCAAAGGCAAGGGGCCGGATCGACGTAA
- a CDS encoding BON domain-containing protein: MVKRHRILSILICIGLIAVFVGCASTQKKESTGEYVDDSTITTKVKSAIFNDPDLKVFQINVETFKGEVQLSGFVDSAKMSSKAGEVARGVGGVKSVKNNLIVK, translated from the coding sequence ATGGTGAAGAGACATCGCATTTTGAGCATCCTGATCTGCATTGGGCTGATCGCGGTTTTCGTGGGGTGCGCGTCCACGCAAAAAAAAGAGAGCACCGGCGAATATGTCGATGACTCGACGATCACGACCAAGGTGAAATCCGCGATTTTCAACGATCCAGATCTGAAAGTGTTCCAGATCAACGTCGAGACGTTCAAAGGGGAAGTCCAGTTGAGCGGCTTTGTCGATTCGGCTAAGATGTCCAGCAAAGCGGGAGAGGTCGCCCGCGGTGTCGGTGGCGTCAAATCGGTGAAAAACAACCTGATTGTGAAATAG
- a CDS encoding lmo0937 family membrane protein, with protein MLWTVAVVLLVLWALGLVTSYTMGGFIHFLLVIAIVVVLINVIQGRKVG; from the coding sequence ATGCTCTGGACCGTAGCCGTCGTTTTGCTTGTCCTCTGGGCGCTGGGCTTGGTCACCTCGTACACGATGGGAGGATTCATTCACTTTCTCCTGGTCATCGCGATCGTGGTGGTGCTGATCAATGTCATTCAGGGACGAAAGGTCGGGTAG
- a CDS encoding fibronectin type III domain-containing protein gives MTSRFSPPVLPEAPADLIAVAVGGCEVILAWSERGAGGLGFRIERADCHSPCTQFVEIGKVGPHVAAFRDGSVDPCTTYRYRVHAWNASGGSSPSNVVEVTTPKVEGEPPAD, from the coding sequence ATGACTAGCCGATTCTCGCCGCCCGTCCTTCCCGAGGCGCCTGCCGATCTGATCGCTGTCGCCGTCGGCGGTTGCGAGGTGATTCTGGCATGGTCCGAACGCGGGGCCGGCGGACTCGGGTTCCGCATCGAGCGAGCGGACTGTCACAGCCCTTGCACGCAATTTGTAGAGATCGGAAAGGTGGGGCCGCATGTCGCGGCCTTCCGCGACGGGTCCGTCGATCCTTGCACGACCTACCGCTACCGGGTTCACGCATGGAACGCCTCCGGCGGCTCGTCGCCCTCCAATGTGGTGGAGGTGACGACGCCGAAGGTCGAGGGGGAACCACCTGCCGATTAG
- a CDS encoding response regulator transcription factor — MLRLLVADDHEIVRKGLVKVLAEILQPIKVDEAKNGQEALSKVLKGEYDLVVLDIKMPGKSGLDVLKEIKQHKPKLPVLILSMHPEEQFAIRAMRAGASGYLTKECAGDELVLAVRKTLKGERYISSTLAEILAGDLTNDSGKPLHEILSDREYQVMLMIASGKPVGAIAKELRLSAKTISSYRTNILLKTRMKNNAEITHYAIQNKLVD; from the coding sequence ATGCTTAGATTACTGGTCGCCGATGACCATGAAATCGTACGAAAAGGATTGGTGAAGGTACTTGCGGAGATCCTCCAGCCCATCAAGGTCGACGAGGCGAAAAACGGACAGGAAGCGTTGAGCAAGGTCTTGAAGGGTGAATACGACCTGGTCGTGCTGGACATCAAGATGCCCGGGAAGAGCGGATTGGACGTATTGAAGGAGATCAAACAGCACAAGCCGAAGCTGCCCGTCCTGATCCTCAGCATGCACCCGGAGGAACAGTTCGCGATACGTGCCATGCGCGCAGGCGCCTCCGGGTACCTCACGAAGGAATGCGCGGGTGACGAGCTGGTCCTTGCGGTCCGGAAAACGCTGAAAGGAGAGCGATACATCAGCAGCACGCTCGCCGAGATCCTGGCGGGCGATTTAACCAACGACTCGGGAAAACCCCTCCACGAGATTCTGTCGGACCGCGAATACCAGGTGATGCTGATGATCGCCTCCGGAAAACCCGTCGGTGCGATCGCCAAGGAGTTGCGCCTGAGCGCGAAGACGATCAGCAGCTATCGGACCAACATCCTGCTGAAGACGAGGATGAAGAACAACGCGGAAATAACCCATTACGCCATCCAGAACAAACTGGTGGATTGA
- a CDS encoding PAS domain-containing sensor histidine kinase, translating into MPSKTKSHLAAENVTLRARLAELEDRLAKSSSVNGGGGNLSESDIAERMRIQEALKVSEIRYRRVFETAKDGILILDADTGRITDANPYLQELLGYSRGELLGKMLWEIGPFKDIAASRGAFRRLQRKEYIRYDNLPLETKGRHRRHVEFVSNVYRENGTRVIQCNIRDITPRHKVEEALANVSKELEKRVDERTAELLTANRLMKKMLDEGRRAEEEIRKSRERLRNLSEHLQSLLEEERTRISREIHDELGQALTALKMDLSLTRRSLVSGGHSKQSAEIQESERAVKRIIQTVRKIATDLRPGVLDELGVAAAIEWMAKDFRKRTGIACKASIQGVDKISDTTRATAIFRIVQEALTNVMRHAAASQVKVSLEKKGHNLIVEVRDNGIGIAEGRITGSKSLGLIGIRERVRLLGGEAVISGKPGEGTSVKVTLPDGEGASANA; encoded by the coding sequence CGGAGAGTGACATCGCCGAGCGTATGCGGATCCAGGAGGCGCTGAAAGTTTCCGAAATTCGCTACCGGCGGGTCTTTGAGACCGCAAAAGACGGCATCCTCATCCTGGACGCGGACACGGGACGGATCACCGACGCAAACCCCTACCTCCAGGAACTGCTGGGGTATTCCCGCGGCGAGTTGCTCGGCAAGATGCTCTGGGAAATCGGCCCTTTCAAGGATATCGCCGCCAGCCGGGGCGCTTTCAGGAGATTGCAGAGGAAGGAGTATATCCGGTACGACAACCTGCCGCTGGAAACCAAGGGGCGCCATCGTAGGCATGTGGAGTTTGTCAGCAACGTCTACCGGGAGAACGGCACGAGAGTAATCCAATGCAACATTCGCGACATCACCCCACGTCATAAAGTTGAGGAGGCCTTGGCCAACGTCAGCAAGGAGCTGGAAAAACGCGTGGATGAGCGGACGGCCGAGCTGTTGACGGCGAACCGGCTCATGAAGAAGATGCTCGACGAGGGGAGGCGGGCAGAGGAGGAGATCAGGAAATCCCGCGAGCGGTTGCGCAACCTCTCGGAGCATCTGCAATCCCTGCTCGAGGAAGAAAGGACGCGAATCTCGCGCGAAATCCACGACGAACTGGGACAGGCGTTGACGGCCTTGAAAATGGACCTCTCGTTGACAAGAAGAAGCCTGGTCTCCGGCGGACATTCCAAGCAGTCCGCTGAAATTCAAGAAAGCGAACGCGCTGTAAAACGGATCATCCAGACGGTGCGAAAGATTGCGACCGATCTGAGGCCCGGGGTCCTGGATGAACTCGGCGTGGCCGCCGCAATCGAATGGATGGCGAAGGATTTCAGGAAACGGACAGGGATTGCCTGCAAAGCTTCCATACAGGGAGTGGATAAGATCTCCGACACCACCCGCGCCACGGCGATCTTCCGCATCGTTCAGGAGGCCCTGACGAATGTCATGCGCCATGCCGCGGCGTCGCAGGTGAAGGTGAGCTTGGAGAAGAAGGGCCACAACCTGATTGTAGAGGTGAGAGACAACGGAATCGGGATCGCCGAAGGGCGGATCACCGGTTCCAAGTCGCTGGGCCTCATCGGGATTCGGGAACGCGTCCGGCTACTCGGAGGTGAAGCCGTAATCTCTGGAAAACCAGGCGAGGGCACCTCGGTAAAAGTGACACTTCCCGATGGAGAAGGGGCGAGCGCGAATGCTTAG